In the genome of Maribacter forsetii DSM 18668, the window AACATTGATAAAGCATTAATACAACGTAATATTTATAAGCACGATGCAATAGATAAAGAACAAGCTAATAAAAATTTGCCGAGCTATCTTACGGCTTTTTTAGCTTGTAATAAATTTGAAGCGGCTAAGAAAGTATATGAAGAAAATGAGAAGCTTTATAGTAGTTCTGCCTATTTTTTTCTTGATGCCTATATTTATTTTACAGCTAATTGGAAGCAAGAAAAATTCAACAATGATATAATCGCTAACCATCAATCTCTATTTGTTGATAACATCAATGAAATGAAGGCTTTGGCATATGCTTATCAGCGAGAAGGTGAATTTGAACAAGCAAACGAACTTTACACCAGCGTTTTTGTAAAGAGACCTAATTATGCGCAATCGTATAGAGACATGGCAAATAGTTATGTTGAGGTGAATGAGGTACAGAAAGCAGCTAATCTTTATAGTAGGTACACCAAATTATTGAACGATTCTTTTCTAGTGGCAGATACTATAGGATTGCATCCTGTAATTACAACTGAGTTCAATCACTTTTTACAGCATAAAACCGACTATAACATTAGTTCAGAAGATTTAAAAGAAGTAGCGGCTATGCGCGAGGGTGCAGATACCCGTCTTCTTTTTGAATGGAACGATGATGAGGCTGAATTTGATCTTCAGTTCGTAAATCCAGAAAATCGTTATTTTGTTTCGAATACATCTCTAAACAATCAAAATGAATATTTTGGTAAGCAAGAATATTCATCGAGCAAAGAGTTCTTTCTTGAAAGTGATATCCAAGGAGAATGGATTATCAATGTTAATTACCATGGCAATAAAAGTGGCTTGCCAACTTATTTAAAAGTGACTAGCTTTTTAGGTTACGGTACAGATAATGAAGAAAGCATAACCAGAATATATAGGTTGTCGTTAAAAAATGTAAATCAGAATCTATTTTACTTGCCAACCCTGGGCGTTGATAGGTTGAATTAAGTGATGTAATTATTTGAAAAACAATAGATTAGTCGGTTTGGTTAGATATGATATGTTGTAAATAACCTTAATTATCTATAAAATGTTAAATTTATCACGATTAGTGTGTTGTTTTCTTTCAATTTTAATCATGGATTGATTTTTGATGTCATATAATGGACTTATCTTCAATACTATATACTATGAAAAAAATTCTATTTCTCTTTGGGCTAATAGCTTTTGTTTTCAATGTGCAAGCACAAAGCAAAACAATTAAGGGTAAGGTTACCCAAATGGATTCTCCTTTGGCAAATGTTCAGATTTCTATTATAGATTCTGAAATAGCAACTAGAACAGACTCAAACGGATTTTACCAAATAACGACTGAACCTAGAGATGTATTGTTATACAAATACTCAGGTCTCAATGATGTGCAGATTATGGTAGAAGATGTTACTCGTACCTTGAATATAGAAATGAGTCAAAAAATAGAGAAGTTGAATGAAGTTACCGTAAAAGGGAGTAATAGAAAATCACAGAATGAGCTACAACAAGAGTATAGTTATAACCCAAATCTTATAAAAACGGCATATGGTATTCTAGATAGCGAGACTGCACCAGGCAAAATTAGGTTTTTACAAGAAAATCAAATCAATGATGTTGGTATTTGTATTCTTGATTTAATGAAAAATGAGTTCCCAGGAGTTAATGTCGTTGGCGATTGTGTATATGGAGGTCTTATTTATATCAGAGGTTTAAATTCTGTAAGTCAAGCGCCTCCTGCGGTTTATGATGTTGACGGACAGGTATTGACTCAAACTCCTACTTGGATAGCACCCGCCGCTATTCAACGATTGGCTGTTTTAAATAATCTAGCTATGACTACAAGATATGGGTCTATAGGAGCTGGTGGCGTTATTGTGATTAATACTAAAGCTAGTGCATATTCTAGAACGGTAGATGGTAAACCTATTGATTATGCAAAAGTTAAAAATAATAAATATGATAATTCAGCATTAAACTCGGTTGATTTTAAGGAAGATAAACCTTCGTATATGAATGTACTTTTAAATGCGAATACCGAAGAAGAGGCAAAGATGATTTACGCAAATCAAATCAAAAAATACAGTAGTTCTTATTACTATGTTTTAGATGCTTATGATTACTTTTCTAATAGATGGAAAAATCAAGAATTTGCAGAAATGATTCTTCAAGAGAATGATAGAGTTCTAAGTGGAAACCCTTTAGCATTGAAATCTTTGGCATACATATATCAAGCAGAAGGAAAGTTTAAGGAGGCAAATAAATTATATGAAGCTGTATATACACTTAGAGCGGATTATGCCCAATCTTATTTAGATTTAGCCAATAGTTATAGGGAGCTTGGTATGAATCAAAAAGCGGCAGCTATGTATTTACGATACGATTATTTATTAGAAGAAGAATTATTGGAAAAGGAAGAGGAAGTAAAAACTATTATGGATCGCGATTTAAATAATTTGATTTCTTTAAAAGGTGCCGATTTGGTTTCAACTGATAAGGTGAATGAAATTAAACTAGATGATGATTTTAAGGGGACTCGTTTGGTTTTTGAATGGAGCGATAGTGAGGCTGAATTTGAATTGCAATTTGTAAATCCTGAAAAAAGATATTACAAAAGTGAACATTCTCTAGTAGCAGATGCTGAACGTATTCAAATTGAAAAGCGCTCAGGTTTCTCTAGTGAAGAATATTTAATAGATGATACCCTTCGTGGTAATTGGTTGGTTAATGCTACGTATTTAGGTAATAAAAGCTTGACTCCAACCTATTTGAAAGCCACTGTGTATTATAACTACGGTAGTGCATCGCAACGAAAAGAAACGAAGGTTTTTAAACTCGGTCTTCGTAATGTAAATCAGCAATTATTTTCAGTTTCTAATGCTGTTAGTATTGTTGCTAATTAAACTCGAAAACGAGATTTAAATGCCTGCGGGCTGCCCCGAGCTTTTTAATTTTTCAGATTATTAGTAAAACTTATAAATATTTAGATATTTAAATACCCACAATACGTTTTTAAGTGTATTGTGGGTATTGGTTTATAAGCCTTTTGTATAAGAACTTCTCTGTTTCCTTGGTTCGATTTATTATCTTTAAAGTATTGTCTAAGAGTTTGATTATGAGAATATTTGTTGTTATTGGTTTTCTTTTACTTTTTGTCAACCTCTATGGACAACAGCAAATACAAGGACGAATAAGTACAGATGGTATTTCTTTATCTGATGTAAATATTCAAAACCTATCTTCTCAAGCTGTCTCCTTCACGGATAAGAATGGATATTATGTAATTAATGCCAAACCGAAAGATGAGTTAAGGTTTACTTATGTCGGTATGGATACAATTTCAATTCTTATTGAAGATGTTACAACAATTTTAAATTTAAAAATGCAACCTAAGGTTGAGGAATTAGATGAGGTAGTTCTAACAGAGAAAGTTAGTAAGCAAAAAAGGCTTGCCATGAACTATTTTACTGATGTTACAATCGTGAATACTTCTTTTGGTTATATCAGTCCTGCAAACACTGCTTATCATTTAAAAGTTATTGATGGTTCGGAATTTATTCCAGGAGCAGAGGTGTTAAATTCTATTGCTAGTAGACGTTCAGGAATTCGAGTAATGACGTATTTAGATAATAATGGAGTATCCGTTAGAACTTTGTTTTTAAGAGGTATGGGGTCGGTAGGGAATGTGTCTCCTGCGCTGTTTGAAGTTGACGGTAATATTTTTATTGACC includes:
- a CDS encoding carboxypeptidase-like regulatory domain-containing protein; the protein is MKKILFLFGLIAFVFNVQAQSKTIKGKVTQMDSPLANVQISIIDSEIATRTDSNGFYQITTEPRDVLLYKYSGLNDVQIMVEDVTRTLNIEMSQKIEKLNEVTVKGSNRKSQNELQQEYSYNPNLIKTAYGILDSETAPGKIRFLQENQINDVGICILDLMKNEFPGVNVVGDCVYGGLIYIRGLNSVSQAPPAVYDVDGQVLTQTPTWIAPAAIQRLAVLNNLAMTTRYGSIGAGGVIVINTKASAYSRTVDGKPIDYAKVKNNKYDNSALNSVDFKEDKPSYMNVLLNANTEEEAKMIYANQIKKYSSSYYYVLDAYDYFSNRWKNQEFAEMILQENDRVLSGNPLALKSLAYIYQAEGKFKEANKLYEAVYTLRADYAQSYLDLANSYRELGMNQKAAAMYLRYDYLLEEELLEKEEEVKTIMDRDLNNLISLKGADLVSTDKVNEIKLDDDFKGTRLVFEWSDSEAEFELQFVNPEKRYYKSEHSLVADAERIQIEKRSGFSSEEYLIDDTLRGNWLVNATYLGNKSLTPTYLKATVYYNYGSASQRKETKVFKLGLRNVNQQLFSVSNAVSIVAN